The window CATGATCAGCATGGAGGTCGAGAGCAGATCTCCCCTGGTAAGGTCAAGCATCTCCGTAGACATCATCTTGATCGCGCCGACTTTCACCAGCCCACCCACCATAATAAACAGGCCGATAAAAAAGAATATCACTTGCCACTCAACTTCTGCAAGCACCCTTTGTGGTTCTGAAGTACCAGAAAGCAAGAGGAGAACTCCCGCACCAAACAGGGCCACAGTGGCAGGTTCGTAATGAAATACGCCATGCAGCATAAATCCCAACAGCACAAACCCCAACACACAGAGTGACTTCTTCAGCATCAGCGGATCCTTGATGGCATCTGCCTCATTCAGATTCATTATGCGTTGCTTCAATTCCTCCCTGGTTTTCAAACTGTTGGCAAACACAAGCCTGATGATGAACAGGAAACAGACCATGATCACGATGATAATCGGGGCAAGGTGAATGATAAAATCCATAAAGTTCAACTTAGCCCTCGAAGCAATCATTATGTTAGGCGGATCGCCGATAAGAGTGGCAGTGCCACCAATGTTTGAAGAAAGGGCTTCCACAATCAGGAAAGGGATCGCATCCACCTCCAGGGCATCTGCAATCAACAAGGTAACCGGGGCCAGCAACAGGACTGTAGTGACATTGTCGAGCAGGGCGGAAAAAGCCGCAGTAATAACTGCAAAAATAATCATGATCCTGAGCGGATCTCCCCTGCCCAGTTTTGCACTTCGGATGGCAATGTACTCAAACATTCCTGTGGGACGCATCAGACTGATGATAATCATCATCCCCACCAGCAGGAAAATCACATTCCAGTCAACACCAAACTCCTCCAGATGAAATGCCTCATGTTGATCGAGGATTTTTAGAACCAGAATCAGCGCAGCGCCAAATATGGCTACGACAGTTTTATGGATTTTTTCAGAAATTATGACCACCAGAGCAACCGTGAAGACAATTATGGCAACCCAAAACGACGCGTCCATCGCAAAGGCTTCCTGTACCGCTCCACTTTCCATGGCTACTCCTTGGCCGAGGACATTAAATCTGAAATTTTCTCATACAGATCATGAATATAGAGTATGCCGACAACTCTCCCTAAATCATCTACCACCGGGATACGCTGCAGAGAATTGTCGATCATGAGATCCGCACAGCGGATAAGTGAATCATCCACTTTGACGGTTATCACATTCCGCGACATGATATCCTTCACCTTCACATTTTTCACGCGCTTGACATGGTCCTCGAACATCCCTTCCCAGGTGAATTCCCGAAGGATGTCCTCCATATATGAAGGGATTATTGCTCGTATGATATCCTTTATGGACAGCACACCAACAAGCTTTGTGCCATTCTCAAGTACGACCATTCCCTGCACGGTTCTCCCTTTGTGGCTTGCCCTGGAAAGGCGAACCACCGCTTCCTGAAGGGTCATCTCCGGTTCCAGCCAATTATCCTTGATAGGCTCGACCAGTTTTCGTACATACATTTTTTCACCTCCGGAAGTACATCTCAGCATCTTTCATTCTATCGAAAAAATGCATTTTCCTGATAAAATCCACTCTTCAAGGGTAGGTGAATTACCCTGAAAACTCAAACGCATTTCTACGCTATTTCACCAATAAGAAGCGTGTACCACCTGACGAGAGATGCAGGCTGCGCCACAATAACACCACCCGCCAGTTGCCTTTGAACTCAAGCATAATATTAAAAAAAAAAGGCCGGTCACCTCATGCGAGGGACCGGCCTTCTGAAGAAGAAGAAATTGATGGAATTAAATTTCTTCCAGAAAGGGCTCTATTTTTTGAAGCTTCTTGTCACCAATACCTTTCACCAAGGTAAGATCCTGGATGGATTTGAACTTGCCATGCTCGCTTCTGAAGCTCACTATGGCCGCTGCTGTCTTCGTGCCGATGCCTGGCAGAGAGATAAGTATTGCCTCATCAGCGGTGTTAATATTGACCTTCTCAGACAGTTTGGCAACAGTCTCCGGCTGACCTGAGGTATCATCGGTAGTTGTATTCGCGAAAACGTTTCCAGTGGCCAGGGCGAAAATCAGAACGAACAGTAGAAAAATATTTTTCATTACTCTCTCCTTAGATTGTCTTGATTATTTCTGATAGTAAACAAACAGACTTCTTTTCAGTTACTTACGTTTACAACTGTTTGAAACTTTCCTCTGGCCAGAGGGAATAAACAAGGGAGCCCAACCCTGATCGAATCTGAAGAACATTGCACAACCCAAGCAATTTCCCCCAATCTGCAGTTACGACCTTTCATTCCCCCCGGGGAAGGTCGAAGTTGCAATGTCGCCAGAAGCAACCTGAGAGATAACTGGCTGTTCTCCCTTGCTTATTGCTGATCACCCTAACAGACAAGGCTTACCTTTTTATGACAAACTCTTTTTTATTTATTTGAAAAAACGGGCAAAAAAAGAAGGCCCCGGCAGAAAGTTCCCGCCGGGGCCTTAAAAAGACACACTAAATTTCAGACAATGCAGCTCTGAATTTATTTATAAAAATTAATAAATTGACTTCATTGCGCCCATATAGGATCTCAGTTCCTCACCAATAACCTCGACACCGGTGTAGCGGATCGCCTCGTTGACTCGAATCAGCTCGATATTATCAACACCACAGTCTTTCAACTCGAGTCCCTTGCCGACAACATCAAGATCGATTTTCTTCATGAACTCGTCAAGAAGCGGCTTGGCTGCGTTGGCGAACAGGTAGTTTCCGTACTCTGCAGTATCGGAGATTACCACGTTCATCTCGTAAAGCTTCTTACGGGCCACGGTGTTGGCAATCAGCGGGGTCTCATGCAGTGACTCGTAGTAGGCGGACTCTTCCTTGATACCCGCGGATACCATGGTGTCAAAAGCGAGTTCAACACCAGCCTTAACCATGGCGATCATCAGGATGCCCTTATCAAAATACTCCTGCTCGGTGATTTCCACATCAGTATTCTCGGCCTTTTCGAAGGCAGATTCACGGGACTCCTGACGCCAGCGCAGCAGATCGGTATCGTCATTAGCCCAGTCTTCCATCATGGTCTTTGAGAAGTGGCCGGACATGATGTCATCCATGTGCTTTTCAAACAGCGGGGTGAGGATTTCCTTCAATTCCTCGGCCAGCTCATTGGCACGTATTTTGGCCGGATTGGAAAGGCGATCCATCATGTTGGTAATACCGCCATGCTTGAGTGCCTCGGTGGTCACCTCCCAGCCATACTGCACCAGTTTAGACGCATAACCCGGCTCCATGCCCTTTTCAACCATCTTGTCGAACAGCACCAGAGAACCAACCTGGAGCATACCGCAGAGAATGGTCTGCTCACCCATCAGGTCAGACTTTACCTCGGCAATGAAAGAAGACTGCAGAACACCTGCGCGATCGCCGCCGGTTCCGCAACAGTATGCTTTGGCAATCTCCCAGCCCTCACCTTTCGGGTCATTTTCGCCATGAACAGCGATCAGGGTAGGAACACCAAAGCCACGCTTGTACTCTTCACGAACCTCGGTTCCAGGTGATTTAGGAGCAACCATAACTACGGTAAGGTCATCCCGTACCGTCATGCCTTCTTCAACGATATTGAAACCATGGGAATAGGAGAGGCAGGCACCTTCTTTCATCAGCGGCATTACAGCTGAAACAACGCTGGTGTGCTGCTTGTCAGGGGTCAGGTTGATAACCAGATCTGCAGTTGGGATTTTCTCTTCGTAGGTGCCAACTTCAAAATCGTTCTCAGCAGCATTCTTCCAGGACTGGCGCTTCTCACTGATTGCAGACTCACGCAGAGCATAGGCAATATCAAGACCGCTGTCGCGCAGGTTCAGACCCTGGTTCAAGCCCTGGGCACCACAGCCGACAATAACGATCTTCTTGCCTTTCAGGGCATCAACTCCGTCAAATTCTGTTGAATCCATAAAACGGCACTGGGAAAGCTCCTCGAGCTGCCTGCGAAGCGGCAAGGTATTAAAATAATTGTCAGCCATATCTATCTCCCTAGAGTTGTATTTTTTTTGCTTCGATTAAAATAATCAAATTTGTCATTGTGATATATTGATAATCGCCTGTTGCGTCAAGTGATTTGTTCGTGATACAGTATTGCATATTTTGCAACAAACGATTCTGCCTGGTCACGCAGAACACAATATAAAGCCATAGCAAAGTTCTACACGCAAAAAGATGATTGTCCATAATGAATATCCGTGAACTGAAACTTTTCCGCCACCTTGTCGGCAGCCTGCATTTTGCAAGAACCAGTCAGGCATGCAATATCACCCCCTCCGGCCTCACCCGGGCAATGCAGCGTCTGGAGAGCGAACTTGGCCATCAACTCTTTTACCGGGATAAGCGCTCGGTCAGCCTGACACCCGCCGGCCTCATCTTCAAAGAATATGCTGAAGAAGCCATCCAGCGCTGGAACGAACTGCAAAGTGCCCTCTCTGGCGACCAGGCTCTGCGGGGCGAACTTTCACTCTACTGTTCCGTAACCGCTATCCTTTCCATTCTGCCGGATATTTTCAGCCGATTCCGCAGAGCTTTCCCCGAGGTATCGCTCCATCTGCAGACCGGTGATGCCGCCAAGGCTCTTTTCAAACTGCAGAACAGAGAGGCGGATATCAGTGTGGCTGCCCTGCCGGATAACCCACCTGAGGCCATAGACTTTATGAAAATTGTTGAGACACCCCTGATTTTCATCGCACCAGCCGATCACACCGCCACTGTGGCCTACCACGGTACTGAAATAGACTGGCGACGAACGCCTGTTATAGTCGCAGAGCGTGGCCTGAGCCGTGACCGGATCTTTCGCTGGTTTGCAAATATAGGCGTAGTACCAAATATTTATTCTCAGGTTGCAGGTAATGAGGCTATAATTGCAATGGTTGGTATGGGTTGCGGAGTCGGCGTTATTCCTGAACTGGTACTTGAACAAAGTGTTTTAAAAGACCAGGTGCAGACTCTGGAAGTAACACCGCACCTCAAGCCATTTACTGTCGGCTTCTGTACCACCGCCAGGAACAGACGTAACCCTGTTGTTTCAGCATTTCTCGAAACAGCCAAATCAGAATATTCCTGGCGCACGCCTGTTGAGCATAGATAAAAAAGTAAATAATTTAGATAATTACAGACAATATTATGACGACTATACTCATCACCAATGACGATGGCATTCACAGCAATGGGCTCTACGCCCTGCGCGAATCCCTCAATCCGCTTGGGAGGACCATAGTGGTCGCACCGGATCGGGACAATTCCGCAGTATCACATTCCCTGACCATGAGCAGGCCGCTCAACCTCCGTGAAATTGCACCCGACACCTATACCGTCGATGGGACACCTACAGACTGTGTAATTCTTGCACTTGGCAGGATACTGAATGAAAAACCGGACTTACTCGTATCAGGCATCAACCGGGGGGCAAATCTTGGCGATGATATTTCCTACTCTGGCACCGTGTCAGCCGCCATGGAGGGAACTATTTACGGTGTAGCCTCCATGGCTCTATCATTGGCAGCAGAGGAACCGAGAGACTATACCTTAGCAGGCAGGATGGCCCATGACATTGCGATCAAAATCCTGCAAAACCCACTACCCGCCGGAACACTGGTAAACATTAACGTCCCCGGTGGTGACAGCCATAATGGTATTCGCATCACCCGGCAAGGGAAGCGGCTTTGGGAAAATGCCATCCAGAAAACCAAGGACCCCTGGGGGCGAACCCGGTACTGGATCGGTGGCGGGACTCCGGTAAAGGAATCCGGTGAGGACACTGATGTAAAGGCCATTCATGACGGCTATGTATCCATTACGCCCATCCACCTTGACTTAACCCACCACGAGGGAATTCGTCATCTGGAATCTCTCTGGTTGAACAGCTGATCACCTCCAGAACAAACACTCATTCCCAACGAGCTTCCAAGCAATTCGAAACAACAACGAAGGTCAGCAGTTACCACACAAACTTGCAGTACGTTGACAAGGATGGTCGAATCAGGTAAACAGAGCAAAAATTCAACATAGAATATTTTGCAATTTGCTTCAGTTATCCCGCCCTCCTTCAAGGACGCTTGAAGTGGCACAACCTCCCCCGACATGCTCCAGGTGCCAGGGACTAAAAAGCACATATGTTTGGTAAGAAAAAAACCCCTCCGTTGAATATCCTTATTCTCGGTCTTGGTGGTGTTGGTTATTATCTCGCCCAGAGACTCGCGCACGAAGAATGTGCCATCACCGTCATCGAGCCCGATTCAAAAATTCTTTCCCAGGCCAATGGCCAGATAGATGCCAGGCTCATCAAGGGCAGCGCACTTGATATGAGTTGCTGGCAGGAAGCTGATGCCGGTAAGATGCAATGCCTGATCGCAGCGACCAATAACGATGCGGTCAACATGCTCTCATCCGTTATTGCCGACAAATTCGGTATCGATCGTAAAATTGCCAGGGTGCGAAGAAGAGATTTCGGTAAAGAAGACTCGATAATTACCTCTGAGGATTTGAAAATAGATCTCCTGATCAACCCGGAAGAACTTGCTGCCCAGGAAGTGGTCAGACTTATCAAGTTGAATTCCGGCAACGAGATCATCGATATCGCTGCCGGAGAAATTCAGCTGCTGGCGGCCGAAATCAGCGCGAAGTCACCTTTTGCGCATAAAAAACTCAAAGATATCGCCAGAGAATTCAATGAATTCCCGTTCCGTGTCGTAGCCATAGCCAGGGATATCCGCACCATAATCCCCAGTGGCGACCAGGAGCTTTTACCGAATGATCAAGTTTTTATCATGGCTGTAAAACGCGATCTGCCAAAACTGATGAAACTGACAGATGTCCATCTGCATCGTCAGCAGAAAGTGATGATTCTCGGCGGCGGCCTGGTTGGTGAGCGAGTTGCCGAACTATTGGAAAAAAATGTAAAAGTCACCTTGATTGAGGCCGATGAGGATCGTGCGGACCAACTCTCATACAGTCTGGCCCATACCGAAGTTCTCCATGGTGACGGCTCAAACAGCAATGTACTGGTGGCCGCCGGCCTGCTCAATGTCGACACCTTCATCGCCACAACCGGTGAGAATGAAACCAACATCATGAGCTGTCTGCTGGCCAAAAACCTGCTCCGACAGAAAAAGGAAGAGAATCCTGACCAGTTTGAAGCCAGGACAATCTCGCTGGTAACTAAAGAAGACTACCTGGTTCTCGCCCAGACCACAGGCTCTAATATCGCCCTGAACAAGAAGGTGATGGCGGGTAACGAAATCCTGAAGTTCATCCGTCGCAGCGAACTGCTCTCCGTGGCCCATCTGCACGGTTTCGACGCCGAGGTGGTCGAATTGATAGCATCCCCCAAGTCACCTATTACCAAGAAGCCCCTCTCAAAGCTGGACCCATACTATATGGATAAACTCATTATTGGTGCTGTGTTGGGCGAAGAGGGCTGGAGAGTCGCGGTTGGCCAGACCCACATCCAGGAAAATGAACGGGTTATTGTCATTTGCCCTTCGATGTACCTGAAAGACGTGCGTAAGCTGTTTATGGACTGACAGAACAGGCTGCTCCGCACACCTCGCCAATGAGATCAGGCGAAAACTATCCGGGCAGGAAGGGCACCAATAAAAAAGGCGGTTAAGTCGAAATGACTTAACCGCCTTTAATAACTGGTACACCAGGAGCGATTCGAACGCCCGACCTACGGATTCGTAGTCCGTGTTTTGGCCACTCGACTCACTTCTCTTGACAATTGACTCACTTGTCTTGAAATAGACTTTTATTGATTTTACATTGACATAGCAGGCATTAATAAGATAAAGTCATTCCTGACAATAGAGCTTTAGCGACCTGTCTTGAGTATTTTCATGTAACCGGCATGTAACCAGTCAAGAGGCTGTCATGGCTACCAACAAATTGCTCTTCACCTACGAACGTCTGCGGAAGTTACAACCCGCCCCGCCCGGCAAACGGCTTATCTTATGGGACAAACGTCAACCAGGACTTGCCCTGCAGGTAACTTCAGCTAACACAAAGACTTTCCAATTCCGCCGCTGGGACAAGCAGAGGAGGGAGCCCAAAATCCTCACCTTGGGCCAATATCCCGCTCTCTCCGTGGAAGAAGCCCGTAAAATTGCCGCCCAGAAACTTTCAGAGATGAATAGCGGCATCGATATCGTCGAGGCGGCAAACGCTGTCAGAGGTGAATCTAGCCTTGATACCCTCTTCTCTTTATGGCTCGAGCAGCACGCAAAACCTCATAAAAAAAGTTGGGAAGAAGACGTCAGGCGCTACAACCTTTATATTAAGGGTCCTCTTGGCAGAAAAACGCTGTCATGGTTTTCCACCGATAAAATCAGGTCATGGCACCTGTCCCTCACGAAGCTGCAAAAACAAAGAGCTCCCAAAGGGGACACTATTTCCCCCTCCACCGCGAACCGCGCTCTCGCACTGCTCAGCACCATTTTCAATAAGATGGCTCCCGAAATCCCCAACCCTTGCAAGGGTGTAATCAAATTTAAGGAAACCAGCCGGGAAAGGTTCCTGAAACCAGAGGAGCTGGATAAATTTTTCAACGCGCTGGACGATCCAGCCACCCCGGCAGATTTACGTGACTATCTGCTGCTCTCACTCTTCACAGGGGCTCGCCGTAATAACGTGCTGTCAATGAAGTGGGATGACATCGACCTGGATCTGGAGATCTGGACCATTCCCGCGGCGGAATCAAAAAACAATACCTCCATGCCTGTCCCCTTGGTCCCACAAGCCTTGAATATCCTGACAAGGCGTAAAACGGGGGCAACTTGCATCTTTGTTTTTCCAAGCGAGGAGAGCAAAACTGGCCACTATACAACCCCCACCCAAGC of the Desulfosediminicola ganghwensis genome contains:
- a CDS encoding SLC13 family permease; amino-acid sequence: MESGAVQEAFAMDASFWVAIIVFTVALVVIISEKIHKTVVAIFGAALILVLKILDQHEAFHLEEFGVDWNVIFLLVGMMIIISLMRPTGMFEYIAIRSAKLGRGDPLRIMIIFAVITAAFSALLDNVTTVLLLAPVTLLIADALEVDAIPFLIVEALSSNIGGTATLIGDPPNIMIASRAKLNFMDFIIHLAPIIIVIMVCFLFIIRLVFANSLKTREELKQRIMNLNEADAIKDPLMLKKSLCVLGFVLLGFMLHGVFHYEPATVALFGAGVLLLLSGTSEPQRVLAEVEWQVIFFFIGLFIMVGGLVKVGAIKMMSTEMLDLTRGDLLSTSMLIMWFSAIASAVIDNIPYVATMNPLVIDMAGELWPEESGIALLQHPELMPIWWSLALGSCLGGNGSPIGASANVIIVEMAGRAGQKISFLRFMAYGVPVTIVTVFIAMIYVYLRYYAFT
- a CDS encoding HPP family protein, encoding MYVRKLVEPIKDNWLEPEMTLQEAVVRLSRASHKGRTVQGMVVLENGTKLVGVLSIKDIIRAIIPSYMEDILREFTWEGMFEDHVKRVKNVKVKDIMSRNVITVKVDDSLIRCADLMIDNSLQRIPVVDDLGRVVGILYIHDLYEKISDLMSSAKE
- a CDS encoding ComEA family DNA-binding protein; its protein translation is MKNIFLLFVLIFALATGNVFANTTTDDTSGQPETVAKLSEKVNINTADEAILISLPGIGTKTAAAIVSFRSEHGKFKSIQDLTLVKGIGDKKLQKIEPFLEEI
- the ilvC gene encoding ketol-acid reductoisomerase, whose product is MADNYFNTLPLRRQLEELSQCRFMDSTEFDGVDALKGKKIVIVGCGAQGLNQGLNLRDSGLDIAYALRESAISEKRQSWKNAAENDFEVGTYEEKIPTADLVINLTPDKQHTSVVSAVMPLMKEGACLSYSHGFNIVEEGMTVRDDLTVVMVAPKSPGTEVREEYKRGFGVPTLIAVHGENDPKGEGWEIAKAYCCGTGGDRAGVLQSSFIAEVKSDLMGEQTILCGMLQVGSLVLFDKMVEKGMEPGYASKLVQYGWEVTTEALKHGGITNMMDRLSNPAKIRANELAEELKEILTPLFEKHMDDIMSGHFSKTMMEDWANDDTDLLRWRQESRESAFEKAENTDVEITEQEYFDKGILMIAMVKAGVELAFDTMVSAGIKEESAYYESLHETPLIANTVARKKLYEMNVVISDTAEYGNYLFANAAKPLLDEFMKKIDLDVVGKGLELKDCGVDNIELIRVNEAIRYTGVEVIGEELRSYMGAMKSIY
- the ilvY gene encoding HTH-type transcriptional activator IlvY; its protein translation is MNIRELKLFRHLVGSLHFARTSQACNITPSGLTRAMQRLESELGHQLFYRDKRSVSLTPAGLIFKEYAEEAIQRWNELQSALSGDQALRGELSLYCSVTAILSILPDIFSRFRRAFPEVSLHLQTGDAAKALFKLQNREADISVAALPDNPPEAIDFMKIVETPLIFIAPADHTATVAYHGTEIDWRRTPVIVAERGLSRDRIFRWFANIGVVPNIYSQVAGNEAIIAMVGMGCGVGVIPELVLEQSVLKDQVQTLEVTPHLKPFTVGFCTTARNRRNPVVSAFLETAKSEYSWRTPVEHR
- the surE gene encoding 5'/3'-nucleotidase SurE, with translation MTTILITNDDGIHSNGLYALRESLNPLGRTIVVAPDRDNSAVSHSLTMSRPLNLREIAPDTYTVDGTPTDCVILALGRILNEKPDLLVSGINRGANLGDDISYSGTVSAAMEGTIYGVASMALSLAAEEPRDYTLAGRMAHDIAIKILQNPLPAGTLVNINVPGGDSHNGIRITRQGKRLWENAIQKTKDPWGRTRYWIGGGTPVKESGEDTDVKAIHDGYVSITPIHLDLTHHEGIRHLESLWLNS
- the trkA gene encoding Trk system potassium transporter TrkA; protein product: MFGKKKTPPLNILILGLGGVGYYLAQRLAHEECAITVIEPDSKILSQANGQIDARLIKGSALDMSCWQEADAGKMQCLIAATNNDAVNMLSSVIADKFGIDRKIARVRRRDFGKEDSIITSEDLKIDLLINPEELAAQEVVRLIKLNSGNEIIDIAAGEIQLLAAEISAKSPFAHKKLKDIAREFNEFPFRVVAIARDIRTIIPSGDQELLPNDQVFIMAVKRDLPKLMKLTDVHLHRQQKVMILGGGLVGERVAELLEKNVKVTLIEADEDRADQLSYSLAHTEVLHGDGSNSNVLVAAGLLNVDTFIATTGENETNIMSCLLAKNLLRQKKEENPDQFEARTISLVTKEDYLVLAQTTGSNIALNKKVMAGNEILKFIRRSELLSVAHLHGFDAEVVELIASPKSPITKKPLSKLDPYYMDKLIIGAVLGEEGWRVAVGQTHIQENERVIVICPSMYLKDVRKLFMD
- a CDS encoding tyrosine-type recombinase/integrase, with protein sequence MATNKLLFTYERLRKLQPAPPGKRLILWDKRQPGLALQVTSANTKTFQFRRWDKQRREPKILTLGQYPALSVEEARKIAAQKLSEMNSGIDIVEAANAVRGESSLDTLFSLWLEQHAKPHKKSWEEDVRRYNLYIKGPLGRKTLSWFSTDKIRSWHLSLTKLQKQRAPKGDTISPSTANRALALLSTIFNKMAPEIPNPCKGVIKFKETSRERFLKPEELDKFFNALDDPATPADLRDYLLLSLFTGARRNNVLSMKWDDIDLDLEIWTIPAAESKNNTSMPVPLVPQALNILTRRKTGATCIFVFPSEESKTGHYTTPTQAWRSLLKRAGLKGVRIHDLRRTLGSYMATIGCNTVAIGKALGHKDQKTTEIYARMSLDPIRNGMVDAVNTMMAAKKAPGQISNQSGEDVSNDQ